The Salinibaculum sp. SYNS191 genome has a window encoding:
- a CDS encoding PKD domain-containing protein, which translates to MATQQSASDATLSDSAVCPLSDPGRAIGDYGPTGVAAAANTAPTAGFTYDPAEPSVGETVRFTADTESFDPDGEIDEYSWRVDGRKLSNYPSFQYSFDGPGEYEVRLTVTDDDGATDTMTKTVTVRGTGENQLPTADFSVTPQQPKPGEEATFLADASDPDGEVVAYAWQIDGQRISGGSEFAVYLPEAREYDVRLTVTDDDGAVAATSETISVTDSSSNQPPTVAISTAPTEVTPGEAITLTAEASDPDGEITGYTWRVDGTRVGEGPSLQYAVDEPGEYAVEVVAVDDEGARTTASRTVTAEETESPTPTPTESPTPTPTESPTPTPTESPTPPDNVRVTAEWWHTPLTPTAGAAVTLVAAGESGKVSYQWDIDGDGEAEKSGRTMSHVFAEPGARTVTLRAVGPDGKTETQSATVQVTAASVGGGSNSDGASFWMSPRNPLPGETVTLIASGAGGPETTYRWEVGDTEKRGQMVSYTLAGGATTITLSRIGAEGEVTTQSRSVATRDASNVTRSGDGGPSLWMTPLSPRPGEAVTLVAEPGATPDSEVADYRWDLDGDGDPDARGRTVRHNFSSDRQTTVTLVVERTNGTTATVEETVAVGNATAKPSEPTPEPEEDPTDTASPETDDTSPTETPGGAGPGFGPVVTVVALLLVLSRRRWT; encoded by the coding sequence TTGGCTACACAGCAGTCTGCTTCGGACGCGACCCTGTCGGACTCGGCTGTCTGTCCTCTTTCAGACCCCGGCCGGGCCATCGGCGACTACGGTCCCACCGGCGTGGCTGCGGCGGCCAACACCGCGCCGACCGCTGGCTTCACCTACGACCCGGCGGAGCCGTCGGTTGGCGAGACGGTCCGCTTCACTGCGGACACCGAATCGTTCGACCCCGACGGAGAGATCGACGAGTACTCCTGGCGGGTCGACGGCAGAAAACTCAGCAACTATCCGTCCTTCCAGTACTCCTTCGACGGTCCCGGCGAGTACGAGGTCAGGCTGACGGTAACCGACGACGACGGTGCGACAGACACCATGACTAAAACTGTCACCGTTAGGGGGACCGGCGAGAACCAGCTCCCGACAGCGGACTTCTCCGTCACGCCGCAGCAACCGAAGCCAGGCGAAGAGGCGACGTTCCTCGCCGACGCATCGGATCCCGACGGGGAGGTCGTCGCGTACGCCTGGCAAATCGACGGCCAGCGGATCTCCGGTGGATCCGAGTTCGCCGTCTATTTGCCCGAAGCGAGGGAGTACGACGTGCGGCTGACGGTGACAGACGACGACGGCGCAGTTGCTGCCACAAGTGAGACAATCTCCGTCACCGACTCCAGCTCGAACCAGCCTCCGACTGTAGCCATCTCGACCGCCCCGACAGAGGTGACACCTGGCGAGGCGATAACGCTCACCGCCGAGGCGTCGGACCCGGACGGCGAGATCACCGGCTACACGTGGCGGGTCGACGGCACCAGAGTCGGTGAGGGGCCGAGTCTCCAGTACGCGGTCGACGAGCCCGGGGAGTACGCGGTCGAGGTGGTAGCAGTCGACGACGAGGGCGCGAGGACGACCGCGAGCAGGACCGTGACTGCTGAAGAGACGGAGTCGCCGACTCCTACCCCGACAGAGTCGCCGACTCCTACCCCGACAGAGTCGCCGACTCCCACCCCGACAGAGTCGCCGACTCCCCCTGATAACGTCCGCGTGACGGCCGAGTGGTGGCACACGCCGCTCACCCCGACTGCCGGTGCGGCGGTGACGCTGGTCGCCGCCGGCGAGTCCGGGAAAGTCTCCTACCAGTGGGACATAGACGGTGACGGTGAGGCCGAAAAAAGCGGCCGGACGATGAGCCACGTGTTCGCCGAACCCGGCGCTCGGACTGTGACGCTGCGGGCGGTCGGACCCGACGGGAAGACCGAGACGCAGTCGGCAACGGTGCAGGTAACAGCGGCGTCCGTTGGCGGCGGCAGCAATAGCGACGGAGCGTCGTTCTGGATGTCACCGCGGAACCCGCTGCCGGGCGAGACAGTGACGCTGATCGCAAGCGGGGCCGGCGGTCCGGAGACCACCTACCGCTGGGAGGTCGGTGACACCGAGAAGCGCGGCCAGATGGTCAGCTACACGCTCGCCGGCGGTGCGACCACGATCACTCTGAGCAGGATCGGTGCGGAAGGCGAAGTGACGACACAATCCAGGTCAGTTGCGACCCGCGACGCGTCGAACGTCACGCGGAGCGGCGACGGGGGCCCGTCACTGTGGATGACACCGCTCTCGCCGCGGCCCGGGGAGGCGGTGACACTGGTCGCAGAGCCCGGGGCAACGCCCGATTCGGAGGTCGCGGACTACCGGTGGGACCTGGACGGCGACGGGGATCCCGACGCACGTGGCCGGACGGTGAGACACAACTTCTCGTCAGACAGACAGACCACGGTGACACTGGTCGTCGAACGTACCAACGGGACGACGGCGACAGTCGAAGAAACCGTCGCCGTGGGGAACGCGACGGCGAAGCCGAGCGAACCGACACCTGAACCCGAAGAGGACCCGACCGACACTGCAAGCCCGGAAACCGACGACACCAGCCCCACGGAAACTCCCGGCGGAGCAGGCCCCGGATTCGGTCCCGTCGTGACCGTGGTCGCGCTCCTTCTCGTCCTGTCGAGGCGGCGGTGGACGTGA
- a CDS encoding DUF3592 domain-containing protein: protein MDLRNLVLGLLVGLAFTGVGGFMIFTHYQATMHSTPVDGVVVESSVVDYNNGQSSGSSPDIEYRYTYKGTTYTSSKLCPGEYNNGCYGPDTEKVAQSVVDRYPEGSTATVHVDPDDPSNAYLLDADFPVVYLVPVGFGLLAIVGTVVPFVKRLFGARNERRQGGLDVSDGAAPSGEMTHPIVPVVLGVVMSAGGVYSVSVGAVLSGLIFAVLGLFVLYMGVRRLVWE, encoded by the coding sequence GTGGACCTCCGTAACCTCGTGCTAGGGCTTCTCGTCGGACTGGCGTTTACTGGTGTCGGCGGGTTCATGATCTTCACTCACTACCAGGCGACCATGCACTCGACGCCGGTCGACGGGGTCGTCGTCGAATCTTCCGTCGTCGACTACAATAACGGGCAATCCAGTGGATCGAGTCCCGACATCGAGTACCGGTACACCTACAAAGGAACGACGTACACGAGTTCGAAGCTCTGTCCGGGCGAGTACAACAACGGGTGTTACGGGCCGGACACCGAGAAGGTGGCCCAGTCCGTCGTCGATCGCTACCCGGAGGGATCGACCGCAACCGTCCACGTCGACCCGGACGACCCGTCGAACGCCTACCTGCTCGACGCGGACTTCCCGGTGGTGTACCTCGTTCCGGTGGGGTTCGGGCTGCTCGCCATCGTCGGTACGGTGGTCCCGTTCGTGAAACGGTTGTTCGGGGCCCGGAACGAGCGTCGTCAAGGTGGGTTGGACGTGAGCGACGGCGCCGCTCCGTCCGGCGAGATGACCCACCCGATAGTGCCCGTCGTCCTGGGCGTCGTCATGTCGGCTGGTGGAGTCTATAGTGTCTCGGTGGGTGCGGTCCTGTCTGGCCTGATCTTCGCTGTACTCGGACTGTTCGTACTCTATATGGGGGTGCGCCGACTCGTCTGGGAGTGA
- a CDS encoding multicopper oxidase family protein: MSDERKQSRYLNRRTVLKAAGVAGLAAASPWTAGQVAAVTGNTPLALGDHKWEDPLPRPGVLTPASRKGRTDRYEIELTEFTQTVLPSSLEKDTTLWGYEGTYPASTIEARPGRPVEVEYVNNLPSDHLLSVDERVHGAGQGAPAVRTVTHLHGGVVAPEDDGYPEAWISSGGQTAGDIESVPDSEVPYNNPKEYPNDQKPGTLWYHDHALGITRLNVYAGLAGFYLLRDPMENALPNGQYEIPILFQDRTFNDDGSLFYPPGDDDDYEAEFAGDIPVVNGKVYPYLEVEPRPYRFRLLNGSNNRTFNLRFYNEDTDSYSDVPLMQQIGVDLGFLDEVVEVGPGGTVGPEGPIESMLLSGAERADVIVDFSGYEGTTFTVKNNAEFPYAGENSGPDLDSIGEMLQIRVTDSTSNRGNNVNLDGFLNGINRKYQEPETNPSGITRTFTLDSAVFTVEEGDFEGDELDSHFLDLSLWEDDDAIVNPTLGTSEVWELYNTTGDSHPIHLHLVDFEVLERESFTWDDEAGYQDAAQAFIDGETPTRPDISDYVTLSGAPTLPNPNNRFHKDTVLVNPQEVIRIKPDFTGYTGLYPWHCHILEHEDQEMMLPYEVVSPE, translated from the coding sequence ATGAGTGACGAACGAAAGCAATCACGCTACCTGAATCGACGGACAGTTCTCAAAGCAGCCGGGGTTGCCGGCCTCGCCGCAGCATCGCCCTGGACCGCGGGACAAGTTGCAGCCGTCACTGGCAACACGCCGCTGGCGCTCGGAGACCACAAATGGGAAGATCCGCTTCCGCGGCCGGGAGTATTGACGCCAGCCAGCCGGAAGGGTCGGACCGACCGTTACGAGATCGAACTGACCGAATTCACGCAGACCGTACTCCCCAGTTCCCTGGAGAAGGACACGACCCTTTGGGGGTACGAAGGGACGTATCCCGCATCGACCATCGAGGCACGGCCCGGACGTCCCGTCGAAGTCGAATACGTCAACAACCTTCCCTCGGACCACCTGTTGAGCGTCGACGAACGGGTCCACGGTGCGGGTCAGGGCGCACCCGCCGTCCGGACGGTTACCCACCTCCACGGCGGGGTGGTCGCCCCGGAGGACGACGGGTACCCGGAGGCGTGGATCTCGTCGGGTGGCCAGACCGCCGGGGATATCGAAAGCGTCCCGGACAGCGAAGTTCCATATAATAACCCCAAGGAGTACCCAAACGACCAGAAACCGGGGACGCTGTGGTACCACGACCACGCGCTCGGCATCACGCGCCTCAACGTCTACGCCGGTCTGGCGGGCTTCTACCTGCTCCGGGATCCGATGGAGAATGCACTCCCAAACGGGCAGTACGAGATCCCAATCCTCTTTCAGGATCGGACGTTCAACGACGATGGGTCACTGTTCTATCCACCGGGGGACGACGACGACTACGAGGCGGAATTCGCTGGCGACATCCCGGTTGTCAACGGCAAGGTGTATCCGTACCTCGAAGTCGAACCCAGGCCGTACCGGTTCCGCCTCCTCAACGGGTCGAACAACCGGACGTTCAACCTGCGGTTCTACAACGAGGACACGGACTCGTACAGCGACGTCCCATTGATGCAACAGATCGGCGTGGACCTCGGCTTCCTCGACGAAGTTGTCGAGGTGGGTCCTGGCGGTACGGTCGGCCCCGAGGGCCCTATCGAGTCGATGCTCCTCTCCGGTGCGGAACGTGCAGACGTGATCGTCGACTTCAGTGGCTACGAGGGAACGACGTTCACAGTGAAAAACAACGCCGAGTTCCCCTACGCAGGCGAGAACAGCGGACCAGACCTCGACTCAATCGGTGAGATGCTTCAGATTCGCGTCACCGACTCAACCTCCAACCGGGGTAACAATGTCAATCTCGACGGGTTCCTGAATGGCATCAACAGGAAGTACCAGGAACCGGAGACGAACCCGTCCGGAATCACCCGGACGTTCACGCTCGACAGCGCGGTGTTCACGGTCGAGGAAGGCGATTTCGAGGGTGACGAACTAGACAGCCACTTCCTCGACCTCTCACTGTGGGAGGATGACGACGCGATCGTGAACCCGACGCTAGGGACCTCCGAAGTCTGGGAGCTGTACAACACCACGGGTGATTCCCACCCGATTCACCTGCACCTCGTCGACTTCGAAGTGCTTGAGCGGGAGAGCTTCACCTGGGACGACGAAGCGGGGTACCAGGATGCTGCCCAGGCCTTCATCGACGGCGAGACTCCCACCAGGCCAGACATCTCTGACTACGTGACGCTCTCTGGAGCGCCTACGCTGCCGAATCCGAACAACCGTTTCCACAAGGATACGGTGCTGGTCAACCCGCAGGAGGTGATCCGCATCAAGCCCGACTTCACCGGCTACACCGGACTGTATCCCTGGCACTGCCACATCCTCGAACACGAGGACCAGGAGATGATGCTTCCCTACGAGGTGGTGTCACCGGAGTAA
- a CDS encoding HalOD1 output domain-containing protein, which translates to MAVIATLAEVMDADPVELDPLHSTVDPDALDALVRVRTGTDGDIHVTFTHEDHEITVYSYGVVTITSGDEPTAEQSGRNAGR; encoded by the coding sequence ATGGCTGTAATCGCAACGCTGGCGGAAGTGATGGACGCTGATCCGGTTGAACTGGATCCGCTCCATTCTACGGTTGACCCAGACGCGTTGGATGCGCTCGTCCGCGTTCGCACCGGGACGGACGGAGATATCCACGTTACGTTCACGCACGAGGACCACGAGATAACTGTGTACAGCTACGGTGTGGTCACGATCACGTCCGGCGATGAACCAACAGCGGAGCAATCCGGGAGGAACGCGGGAAGATGA
- a CDS encoding helix-turn-helix domain-containing protein, giving the protein MATVMEFTSPAKEFPLGSIFENLPGVTVELERLIPHETLIIPYFWVRGVDTEDIEAAFEPREGVTDIRLVDSVENEYLMRAQWEQAYFGVLSALAKANVVVLSGLGTKDEWRFEVRGESQEAIAEFREYCQENDISIEITAVHAMLPIQGEGYELTETQREALVLAYERGYFDTPRKASLEEIADELGITQQSLSSRLRRGHRRLIGATLVSLP; this is encoded by the coding sequence ATGGCGACCGTAATGGAGTTTACGAGCCCGGCAAAGGAGTTCCCGCTGGGGAGTATCTTCGAGAACTTGCCGGGAGTGACGGTCGAACTGGAGCGGCTGATTCCACACGAGACGTTGATCATCCCGTACTTCTGGGTGCGTGGCGTGGACACCGAGGACATCGAAGCGGCGTTCGAACCACGCGAGGGCGTGACGGACATCCGACTGGTCGATAGCGTCGAGAACGAGTATCTCATGCGTGCCCAGTGGGAGCAAGCGTACTTTGGCGTCCTGAGTGCCCTGGCCAAGGCCAACGTCGTCGTGCTCTCGGGGCTCGGAACGAAAGACGAGTGGCGATTCGAGGTGCGCGGCGAGAGTCAGGAGGCAATCGCTGAGTTTCGAGAGTACTGCCAGGAAAACGATATCTCGATAGAGATCACCGCCGTCCACGCAATGCTTCCGATCCAGGGGGAGGGCTACGAGTTGACCGAAACGCAGCGCGAGGCGCTGGTGCTGGCCTACGAGCGTGGCTACTTCGACACCCCGCGCAAGGCGTCGCTCGAAGAGATCGCTGACGAACTCGGTATCACCCAGCAATCGCTTTCGTCACGACTCAGGCGTGGGCATCGACGTCTCATTGGAGCGACGCTCGTCAGTTTGCCGTGA
- a CDS encoding helix-turn-helix domain-containing protein produces the protein MATEMEFTIPVNEFPLGSVFENLPGVTVELERLIPHETLTIPYFWVRGASSTDMEASFDPHAGVTDIRLVDNVENEYLMRAEWVREYDGVLSALAETNLTVLSGVGTDDGWRFEVRGDSQEAVAAFRTCCQENDISANISTVHALLPIQGDSYKLTETQREALVLAHERGYYDSPREASLEEIAAELGITQQSLSSRLRRGYRRLVGETLISS, from the coding sequence ATGGCGACTGAAATGGAATTCACAATTCCAGTAAACGAATTTCCGTTGGGAAGTGTCTTCGAGAACTTGCCGGGAGTGACGGTCGAACTGGAGCGGTTGATTCCACACGAGACGCTCACTATCCCGTACTTCTGGGTGCGTGGTGCGTCCTCTACCGACATGGAAGCTTCCTTTGATCCACATGCTGGCGTGACGGACATCCGATTGGTTGATAACGTCGAGAACGAGTATCTCATGCGTGCAGAGTGGGTGCGAGAATACGATGGGGTATTGAGTGCGTTAGCAGAGACTAATCTAACCGTTCTCTCTGGGGTTGGAACGGACGATGGGTGGCGATTCGAAGTCCGGGGAGACAGTCAAGAAGCAGTTGCCGCGTTTCGAACATGCTGCCAGGAAAATGATATTTCAGCTAACATCTCCACAGTTCACGCGTTGCTCCCGATACAGGGAGATAGCTACAAGTTGACCGAAACCCAGCGCGAAGCGCTGGTATTGGCGCACGAGCGTGGGTACTATGACTCCCCACGCGAGGCATCGCTTGAAGAGATTGCAGCCGAGCTCGGCATCACCCAGCAGTCGCTTTCTTCCCGTCTCCGGCGGGGGTATCGACGTCTCGTCGGTGAGACGCTCATCAGTTCGTAG
- a CDS encoding helix-turn-helix domain-containing protein — MSVLMEVRLSPDDFELGQILSLEEASAIELETLVPSGDATVPLFWVYEPVGDEFLEAVQRYPTVNSVTEVDVFEDRTLFRLDWDASQDYFFQCILVNEGQILSATGTTEGWDFEIRFPDREGLSRFQTCCEDAHISPEIIRLYNPTDPGIGPWYGLSEPQREALMLAVQMGYYDIPRGCTTEELADELGISDQAVTERLRRAVGGFVRHALLTPETEA, encoded by the coding sequence ATGAGTGTGTTAATGGAGGTTCGATTATCTCCCGATGATTTCGAACTCGGGCAGATTCTCAGTTTAGAGGAGGCCTCGGCTATCGAACTCGAAACGCTCGTCCCGAGTGGGGACGCTACCGTGCCACTCTTTTGGGTCTACGAACCTGTCGGAGACGAGTTTCTCGAAGCCGTCCAACGCTACCCAACTGTCAACAGCGTAACCGAGGTAGACGTATTCGAAGATCGGACCCTGTTCAGACTTGATTGGGATGCGAGCCAGGATTATTTCTTTCAGTGCATCCTGGTCAACGAGGGGCAAATATTGAGCGCGACTGGAACAACAGAAGGATGGGATTTCGAGATACGATTCCCTGACCGCGAGGGCCTGAGCCGGTTTCAAACCTGTTGTGAGGACGCGCACATATCCCCGGAAATTATCAGGCTATACAATCCCACGGATCCCGGGATTGGTCCGTGGTACGGCTTGAGCGAGCCACAACGAGAAGCGCTTATGCTTGCCGTTCAGATGGGATACTACGACATTCCACGAGGCTGCACGACCGAGGAGCTCGCGGACGAACTCGGGATTTCTGATCAAGCAGTGACTGAGCGCCTGCGTCGTGCCGTCGGTGGGTTCGTTCGACATGCACTCCTGACCCCCGAGACAGAGGCGTAA
- a CDS encoding AI-2E family transporter — protein MLEWRRQTVLGVLFGAVTVLTAFLLWEVLPTVFFAITIAYIMYPLRKRLVTHGASGRLAALLSTATAFFVGVLLAAPLFSALYFRRGELFEFLRQLPQSLVLSVGEFSYTVDIGSVLAAAQAASGRVAVTGIQLLPVVALKLFLFTLVVYALLLRPEGIREGLLRPVPERHHNIVLAFHERTRSILYAIYVLQAAVAFGTFVIGLAVFLLLGYESAFALAVICGVLQFIPILGPSVVIAVLSGVQIIAGDVTGAVVIFVVGMVVIGFLPDALIRPRLARLTTGMPGSLYFVGFTGGILSVGVVGLVAGPVVVALLAEAVSLLTAEAATVQQELT, from the coding sequence GTGCTGGAGTGGCGGCGACAGACTGTGCTGGGCGTGCTCTTCGGGGCTGTGACAGTGCTCACAGCGTTCCTGCTGTGGGAGGTGCTGCCGACGGTCTTTTTCGCCATCACCATCGCGTACATCATGTATCCGCTCCGGAAGCGACTCGTCACCCACGGCGCGAGCGGGCGGCTGGCGGCACTGCTGAGCACGGCGACGGCGTTTTTCGTCGGCGTGTTGCTCGCGGCCCCCCTGTTCAGTGCGCTGTACTTCCGCCGGGGGGAACTGTTCGAGTTCCTCCGGCAGTTGCCCCAGTCGCTGGTGCTCTCGGTGGGGGAGTTCAGCTACACCGTCGACATCGGGTCGGTGCTGGCGGCGGCACAGGCGGCCTCGGGCCGGGTCGCAGTCACGGGTATCCAGCTGTTGCCCGTGGTGGCGCTGAAGCTGTTCCTGTTTACGCTCGTCGTGTACGCCCTGCTGTTGCGGCCCGAGGGGATTCGCGAGGGGCTGCTCCGGCCGGTGCCCGAGCGCCATCACAACATCGTGCTGGCCTTCCACGAGCGGACGCGCTCGATTCTGTACGCGATTTACGTCCTGCAGGCCGCCGTCGCCTTCGGGACCTTCGTCATCGGGCTGGCGGTGTTCCTGCTGCTCGGCTACGAGTCGGCGTTCGCGCTGGCAGTCATCTGTGGCGTCCTGCAGTTCATTCCGATTCTCGGCCCGAGCGTCGTCATCGCGGTACTCAGCGGCGTCCAGATAATCGCCGGCGACGTGACGGGAGCGGTCGTCATCTTCGTCGTCGGGATGGTGGTCATCGGGTTCCTGCCGGACGCACTCATCCGGCCGCGGCTGGCCCGGCTGACGACGGGGATGCCCGGCAGCCTCTACTTCGTGGGGTTCACCGGCGGCATCCTCTCGGTCGGCGTCGTCGGACTTGTCGCCGGCCCGGTCGTCGTGGCGCTGCTGGCCGAGGCGGTGTCACTTTTGACGGCCGAGGCGGCGACCGTCCAGCAAGAGCTGACCTAA
- a CDS encoding sulfurtransferase, with protein MSDIVVPASWVVDRLDDLRVVDVRDPWEYDGIGHVPGAVNIPFDAFRADEHAADGEGGGEGMLPGEDVFADLLGEAGIAREDDVVAYDDHHGVFAARFLVTAELYGHPTDRLHLLDGDFSAWQRDHETNGDAPDVEPTTYDIRAPSETPLVDADAVAAAIDDPDTVIVDTREDWEFEESHIPGAVAVDWRELVDDETRGLKSREDIEAILADAGITPDKRVLLYCNTARRISHTYVVLRHLGYSDLAFYEGSLTEWEAAGRPVESA; from the coding sequence ATGAGTGACATCGTGGTCCCGGCGTCGTGGGTAGTCGACCGCCTCGACGACCTGCGGGTCGTGGACGTTCGCGACCCCTGGGAGTACGACGGCATCGGACACGTCCCCGGCGCGGTGAACATCCCCTTCGACGCGTTCCGCGCCGACGAACACGCTGCCGACGGCGAGGGCGGAGGGGAGGGTATGCTCCCCGGCGAGGACGTCTTCGCCGACCTGCTTGGTGAGGCGGGCATCGCACGCGAGGACGACGTCGTGGCCTACGACGACCACCACGGCGTCTTCGCCGCGCGCTTTCTCGTCACCGCGGAACTGTACGGGCACCCCACCGACCGACTCCACCTGCTCGACGGCGACTTCAGCGCCTGGCAGCGCGACCACGAGACGAACGGCGACGCCCCCGACGTCGAACCGACGACCTACGACATCCGGGCCCCGTCCGAGACGCCGCTGGTCGACGCCGACGCCGTGGCGGCGGCCATCGACGACCCGGACACCGTCATCGTCGACACGCGCGAGGACTGGGAGTTCGAGGAGTCCCACATCCCCGGCGCGGTCGCGGTGGACTGGCGCGAACTCGTCGACGACGAGACCCGCGGGCTGAAATCCCGAGAAGACATCGAGGCCATCCTCGCCGACGCCGGCATCACCCCCGACAAGCGCGTGCTGCTGTACTGCAACACGGCCCGGCGCATCAGCCACACCTACGTCGTCCTTCGCCATCTCGGCTACTCGGACCTCGCCTTCTACGAGGGGAGTCTCACCGAGTGGGAGGCCGCCGGCCGCCCGGTCGAGTCGGCGTGA
- a CDS encoding sulfurtransferase: MTDYAKDVLVSADWVENHLDDFQSDDPSHRLVEVDVDTELYEESHAPGAIGFNWETQLQDQTTRDILSKEDFEDLLGSHGITEDSTVVLYGDNANWFAAYTYWQFKYYGHDDVRLLDGGRDYWVENDYPLTDEVPEFSEVEYDASGPRESIRAYREDVENAIDRGLPLVDVRSPEEFSGEILAPPGLQETAQRGGHIPGAKNISWAAVTNDDGTFKTADEIRDLYAEEGIDGEGTTVAYCRIGERSSVAWFALHELLGYDDTINYDGSWTEWGNLVGAPIEKGEADD; the protein is encoded by the coding sequence ATGACTGATTACGCGAAGGACGTTCTCGTCTCCGCTGACTGGGTCGAGAACCATCTCGACGACTTCCAGAGCGACGACCCGAGCCACCGACTGGTAGAGGTCGACGTCGACACAGAACTGTACGAGGAGAGCCACGCGCCCGGCGCTATCGGGTTCAACTGGGAGACACAGCTCCAGGACCAGACGACGCGGGACATCCTCTCGAAGGAGGACTTCGAGGACCTGCTCGGCAGCCACGGTATCACCGAGGACTCCACCGTCGTCCTGTACGGTGACAACGCCAACTGGTTCGCTGCCTACACCTACTGGCAGTTCAAGTACTACGGCCACGACGACGTCCGCCTGCTCGACGGCGGCCGCGACTACTGGGTCGAGAACGACTATCCGCTGACCGACGAGGTCCCCGAGTTCTCCGAAGTCGAGTACGACGCCTCCGGCCCGCGCGAGTCCATCCGCGCCTACCGCGAGGACGTCGAGAACGCCATCGACCGCGGCCTCCCGCTGGTCGACGTCCGCTCCCCCGAGGAGTTCTCCGGCGAGATTCTCGCGCCCCCGGGTCTGCAGGAGACCGCCCAGCGCGGCGGGCACATCCCCGGCGCGAAGAACATCTCCTGGGCCGCCGTCACCAACGACGACGGCACCTTCAAGACCGCCGACGAAATCCGCGACCTCTACGCCGAGGAAGGCATCGACGGCGAGGGCACCACCGTCGCCTACTGCCGCATCGGCGAGCGCTCGTCGGTCGCCTGGTTCGCACTGCACGAACTGCTGGGCTACGACGACACCATCAACTACGACGGGTCCTGGACCGAGTGGGGTAACCTGGTCGGCGCGCCGATAGAGAAGGGCGAGGCCGACGACTGA
- a CDS encoding rubrerythrin family protein, protein MDASEFVDAVRSETKTELSRLGSSKSLYADTEGEMEADPVLTAAADDATGAAETFEDWSDGPAGETFADAAERERGHAEDITGKLDDYDPGETPAIVDFLRGQESTVERLGALVGWTLAIEEKASQSSGFFTGQADPRTASLFRGFGDDYEATREAALAALDEYCDGDDDWGTAQEAATGAVEAAYDEYFETLESLGVNPKPVC, encoded by the coding sequence ATGGACGCAAGCGAGTTCGTCGACGCAGTGCGAAGCGAAACCAAGACAGAACTCTCCCGGCTGGGCTCCTCGAAGTCCCTGTACGCCGACACCGAGGGCGAGATGGAGGCCGACCCCGTGTTGACCGCGGCGGCGGACGACGCGACCGGCGCAGCCGAAACCTTCGAGGACTGGAGCGACGGGCCCGCGGGCGAGACGTTCGCCGACGCCGCCGAGCGCGAGCGCGGCCACGCCGAGGACATCACGGGGAAACTCGACGACTACGACCCCGGTGAGACGCCGGCTATCGTCGATTTCCTTCGTGGGCAAGAGTCAACAGTCGAGCGACTCGGAGCGCTCGTCGGCTGGACACTGGCCATCGAGGAGAAGGCCAGCCAGTCCTCCGGGTTTTTCACCGGCCAGGCAGACCCCCGGACGGCGAGTCTCTTCCGCGGGTTCGGCGACGACTACGAAGCGACCCGCGAGGCGGCGCTGGCGGCGCTCGACGAGTACTGCGACGGCGACGACGACTGGGGAACTGCACAGGAAGCGGCCACTGGCGCAGTCGAGGCGGCCTACGACGAGTACTTCGAGACGCTGGAGTCGCTGGGCGTCAATCCCAAACCCGTCTGCTGA